In a genomic window of Thermoflexus sp.:
- the cmk gene encoding (d)CMP kinase: MGRPLRIAIDGPAASGKSTLAQRLAAHLGYAYIDTGVMYRAVTWAALQRGIPVTDEEALTRLAETLDLDILPPTEADGRPYTVRVEGEDITWALRSPEVDAAVSQVSAYPGVRRALTQRQRQIGLRGRVVMVGRDIGTVVLPEADFKLYLDADLKTRAWRRYRELRDRGEAVSFEEVLETMRQRDALDQGREVAPLRPAPDAVVLDTTAMDIEEVFQRVLALLEARCQETSHVAG; this comes from the coding sequence ATGGGGCGACCGTTGCGAATCGCCATCGATGGGCCAGCGGCTTCGGGGAAGAGCACGCTGGCTCAGCGCCTGGCTGCTCATCTCGGATATGCCTATATCGATACCGGGGTCATGTATCGGGCGGTGACCTGGGCCGCCCTGCAGCGAGGCATCCCGGTGACGGACGAAGAGGCCCTGACCCGTCTGGCCGAGACCCTGGACCTGGACATCCTGCCTCCCACCGAGGCCGATGGCCGCCCCTATACCGTGCGGGTGGAGGGGGAGGATATCACGTGGGCCCTGCGAAGCCCGGAGGTGGACGCGGCGGTCTCCCAGGTGTCCGCGTATCCAGGCGTCCGTCGCGCCCTCACCCAGCGTCAGCGCCAGATCGGGCTGCGGGGCCGGGTGGTGATGGTCGGGCGGGACATCGGAACGGTGGTCCTTCCCGAGGCCGATTTCAAGCTGTATCTGGACGCGGATCTAAAGACCCGGGCCTGGCGTCGTTATCGGGAGCTTCGGGATCGTGGAGAAGCCGTATCCTTCGAGGAGGTCCTGGAGACCATGCGGCAGCGAGACGCCCTGGATCAGGGGCGGGAAGTCGCGCCGCTGCGCCCGGCCCCTGACGCGGTGGTCCTGGACACCACAGCGATGGATATCGAGGAAGTGTTCCAGCGCGTGCTGGCCCTCCTCGAAGCCCGGTGCCAGGAGACATCCCATGTGGCGGGTTGA
- a CDS encoding PHP-associated domain-containing protein: protein MWRVELHAHTVCSPDSLVSLEDFLAACRRKGLDRVAVTDHNTIQGALRLKERAPDLIIVGEEIRTREGEVLAYFIEREIPKGLPLMETIDRIREQGGVVALPHPCDRARGSAVGRKVAEAVLHMVDAVEIFNARCVFPGDNACAAALAARFGKPGFSGSDAHTLWELGRAWTALPPFEDAVGFLQALRHARPTRRLSPVWVHLLSMWAKWRRARLISS, encoded by the coding sequence ATGTGGCGGGTTGAGCTCCACGCCCATACGGTTTGCTCGCCGGACAGCCTGGTTTCCCTCGAGGATTTCCTCGCCGCCTGCCGTCGGAAAGGCCTGGATCGCGTGGCGGTGACCGATCACAACACCATCCAGGGGGCGTTGCGGCTGAAGGAACGGGCGCCCGATCTGATCATCGTGGGCGAGGAGATCCGCACCCGGGAAGGGGAGGTGCTCGCTTACTTCATCGAGCGGGAGATCCCGAAAGGTCTCCCCCTGATGGAAACCATCGATCGGATCCGGGAGCAGGGCGGGGTGGTGGCGCTTCCCCATCCCTGTGACCGGGCGCGGGGCTCCGCGGTGGGCCGGAAGGTCGCCGAGGCTGTGCTCCATATGGTAGACGCGGTGGAGATCTTCAACGCGCGCTGCGTGTTTCCGGGCGACAATGCCTGCGCCGCGGCGCTGGCCGCGCGGTTCGGCAAGCCGGGATTCTCCGGCAGCGACGCCCACACCCTGTGGGAGCTGGGCCGGGCGTGGACGGCCCTTCCACCCTTTGAAGACGCGGTGGGTTTCCTGCAAGCCTTACGCCATGCCCGCCCCACCCGCCGTCTGAGCCCGGTGTGGGTCCACCTGCTTTCCATGTGGGCGAAGTGGCGCCGTGCCCGGTTGATCTCCTCCTGA
- a CDS encoding ABC transporter ATP-binding protein — MLRVERLRVAYGDEVVIPGLSFFVEPGQALGLIGPNGAGKTTVLRALSGVIPLQAGTIFWEDVPLHTLPPEHRARWIAVVPQGASLPEAFTGEEVVSFGRTPYLSWLSALSATDRMHIEQAMIRTETQAFAERPVGTLSGGERQRLLIARAFAQTPRILLLDEAFAHLDLKYQLRLLQLIRRMLWTEHMAGVLAIHDLHLAARFCDRLLLLKNGRALAFGPPEEVLQPALLEAAYEIPMRVERHPEAGWLIWPA; from the coding sequence ATGCTCCGGGTAGAGCGGTTGCGGGTCGCCTATGGGGATGAAGTGGTCATCCCGGGGTTAAGCTTCTTCGTGGAGCCGGGCCAGGCGCTGGGATTGATCGGCCCCAATGGCGCCGGAAAGACCACGGTGCTCCGCGCCTTAAGCGGCGTGATCCCCCTTCAGGCCGGCACGATCTTCTGGGAGGACGTTCCGCTGCATACGCTTCCCCCGGAACATCGGGCGCGGTGGATCGCCGTGGTCCCTCAGGGGGCTTCGCTTCCCGAGGCCTTCACCGGGGAAGAGGTGGTCTCCTTCGGGCGCACCCCCTACCTTTCCTGGCTGTCTGCGCTTTCCGCAACGGACCGGATGCACATCGAGCAGGCGATGATCCGGACGGAAACGCAGGCCTTTGCAGAGCGGCCGGTGGGGACGCTTTCGGGAGGGGAGCGCCAGCGCCTGCTCATCGCCCGCGCTTTCGCTCAGACCCCACGCATCCTGCTGCTGGATGAGGCCTTCGCCCATCTGGATCTGAAATATCAGCTCCGGCTTCTCCAGCTGATCCGCCGGATGCTCTGGACGGAGCATATGGCGGGGGTGCTGGCGATTCACGATCTCCATCTGGCGGCTCGCTTCTGCGATCGGCTGCTGCTGCTGAAAAACGGCCGGGCACTGGCTTTCGGGCCCCCGGAGGAGGTCCTTCAGCCGGCCCTTCTGGAAGCCGCCTACGAGATCCCTATGCGCGTGGAGCGCCATCCGGAAGCCGGGTGGTTGATCTGGCCGGCTTGA
- a CDS encoding VOC family protein produces the protein MPVVRKVQGVLYRVQDLARAKTFYGETLGLPVRGEDPEGRWVEFGPPRGPRILLHQSPEGPGGNAGGGALFEVRNARRVLNRLKRQGVRVGDLVEIPGVMVLGTFYDPEGNPLHVVQSLLPKAPRRRKAPEEGEAGPVEGSALGS, from the coding sequence ATGCCAGTGGTGCGCAAAGTTCAAGGGGTCTTGTATCGGGTGCAGGATTTGGCGCGGGCCAAAACCTTCTACGGGGAGACCCTGGGCCTGCCGGTGCGCGGGGAGGATCCGGAAGGGCGCTGGGTGGAATTTGGCCCGCCTCGTGGGCCGCGGATCCTGCTGCATCAGAGCCCGGAGGGGCCGGGGGGGAACGCCGGAGGGGGCGCGCTCTTTGAGGTGCGCAATGCCCGGCGCGTCCTCAACCGCCTGAAGCGCCAGGGGGTCCGGGTCGGGGATCTGGTGGAGATCCCGGGCGTGATGGTGCTGGGGACGTTCTATGACCCGGAGGGGAATCCCCTGCACGTGGTCCAATCGTTGCTTCCGAAAGCTCCCCGCCGCCGGAAAGCCCCGGAGGAGGGCGAAGCGGGGCCTGTTGAGGGAAGCGCTCTGGGCAGCTGA
- a CDS encoding menaquinone biosynthesis decarboxylase — translation MAYQDLRDFLNRLEQAGELVRIRAPVSAELEITEIADRVMKGPPARNKALLFENVDGKGIPVAINLFGTRQRMAWALGVEDLEELRKRLETLLRPELPQSLGEAFERLGQVLGTLRSIGLGPRRVSRAPCQEVVETERPSLDRLPILKCWPKDAGRYITLGQVITRDPRTGKRNVGLYRLQVHDERTLGVHWQIHKGGAEHERAAREAGAERIPIAVALGGDPACIWAASAPLPPDIDEYLLAGWLRGRPVEMVPCVTQPLEVPAHAEIIIEGYIDPWEQRMEGPFGDHTGYYTPPEPFPVMHITAITHRRDPIYPTTIVGRPPMEDYWMGKATERLFLPLIRLFLPEVVDYNMPAEGVFHNLVIVSIRKRFPGHARKVIFGLWGLGLLSLAKCIVVVDSWVDVHNLSEVAWQALGNVDWKRDVVIVEGPVDHLDHAAPLRAYGGKIGIDATAKGPEEGHPRGWPERIEMSPEIRALVNRRWEEYGLP, via the coding sequence ATGGCGTATCAGGATCTTCGGGATTTCCTCAACCGTCTGGAACAGGCCGGGGAGCTGGTCCGCATCCGCGCACCGGTCTCCGCCGAGCTCGAGATCACCGAGATCGCCGATCGGGTGATGAAGGGTCCACCCGCCCGCAATAAGGCCCTCCTTTTCGAAAATGTGGACGGGAAGGGGATCCCCGTCGCCATCAACCTGTTTGGGACCCGACAGCGCATGGCCTGGGCCCTGGGGGTTGAAGACCTGGAGGAGCTTCGAAAGCGGCTGGAAACGCTGCTGCGCCCGGAGCTCCCCCAGAGCCTGGGGGAGGCCTTTGAACGCCTGGGCCAGGTGCTGGGAACCCTGCGGAGCATCGGGCTGGGCCCCCGGCGGGTCTCCCGGGCGCCATGTCAGGAGGTCGTGGAGACCGAACGCCCATCCCTGGATCGGCTGCCGATCCTGAAGTGCTGGCCCAAAGATGCGGGCCGCTACATCACCCTGGGCCAGGTGATCACCCGGGATCCCCGCACCGGGAAACGCAATGTCGGGCTGTATCGCCTCCAGGTTCACGATGAGCGCACCCTGGGGGTCCACTGGCAGATCCATAAGGGCGGCGCGGAGCATGAACGGGCCGCCCGGGAAGCGGGGGCGGAGCGGATCCCCATCGCCGTGGCGCTGGGAGGGGATCCTGCCTGCATCTGGGCGGCGAGCGCGCCGCTCCCTCCGGACATCGATGAGTATCTGCTCGCCGGATGGCTTCGGGGACGGCCGGTGGAAATGGTCCCCTGCGTCACCCAACCCCTCGAAGTCCCCGCCCATGCGGAGATCATCATCGAGGGCTACATCGACCCCTGGGAACAGCGCATGGAGGGCCCCTTCGGCGATCACACCGGCTATTACACGCCGCCGGAGCCCTTCCCGGTGATGCACATCACCGCGATCACCCACCGGCGGGATCCGATCTATCCCACCACGATCGTCGGCCGCCCGCCGATGGAGGATTACTGGATGGGCAAGGCCACGGAGCGGCTCTTCCTCCCGCTGATCCGCCTGTTCCTGCCGGAGGTGGTCGATTACAACATGCCTGCGGAAGGGGTTTTCCACAACCTGGTGATCGTCAGCATCCGCAAGCGGTTCCCCGGGCACGCCCGCAAAGTGATCTTCGGCCTGTGGGGCCTGGGGCTGCTGAGCCTGGCCAAATGCATTGTGGTCGTGGATAGCTGGGTGGATGTGCACAACTTATCCGAGGTGGCATGGCAGGCGCTGGGGAATGTGGACTGGAAGCGGGATGTGGTGATTGTGGAGGGGCCGGTGGATCATCTGGATCATGCTGCGCCCTTGCGGGCGTATGGGGGAAAAATCGGCATCGACGCCACCGCCAAGGGGCCCGAGGAGGGGCATCCCCGGGGCTGGCCCGAGCGCATTGAGATGAGCCCGGAGATCCGGGCGCTGGTGAATCGACGGTGGGAAGAATACGGGCTCCCCTGA